A region from the Drosophila ananassae strain 14024-0371.13 chromosome 2L, ASM1763931v2, whole genome shotgun sequence genome encodes:
- the LOC6499779 gene encoding hatching enzyme 1.2, whose amino-acid sequence MNQKVFLLLASAFAICQALPFVSYDDVDDTEVVELPGNGLEEPPKLGQDMIIDLTPFGAALFGKPDEKQTAVRVGNFSDADAVNPEELGNYLEGDMLVPQTDLIMKNGLPTQSSRWPNGIVPYEIRGNFNSKDMSTIENAIAEYHRRTCIRFVRRSSERDYISIKGDNSGCWSSVGRVGGKQEVNLQSPGCLSRPGTAMHELMHALGFLHEQNRMERDNYVAIQYNNVQSSARNNFEKAARTEAFGVPYDYGSVMHYSKNAFSINGQPTIVAMKANGADKMGQRNGFSDFDIEKLNRMYNCATVGSAPYSPVAPAPAPSPAAGAASGSGNPIVDSFLGGLISGLGLGEEDKKE is encoded by the exons ATGAATCAAAAAGTGTTTCTATTACTGGCCTCAGCCTTTGCCATTTGCCAGGCACTGCCATTTGTGTCCTACGATGATGTGGATGATACGGAAGTAGTGGAACTACCTGGAAATGGTCTGGAGGAGCCACCGAAACTTGGCCAGGACATGATCATAGATCTAACTCCGTTCGGGGCGGCTCTATTTGGCAAACCGGATGAGAAGCAAACTGCTGTGCGAGTGGGCAACTTTTCAGATGCGGATGCTGTGAATCCCGAAGAGCTGGGCAACTACCTGGAGGGCGACATGCTGGTGCCCCAAACCGATCTGATCATGAAAAACGGCCTGCCTACCCAATCctcccgctggcccaatggcatTGTGCCCTACGAGATTCGCGGCAACTTCAACTCCAAAGACATGTCCACCATTGAGAATGCCATTGCCGAGTATCATCGCCGGACTTGCATCCGTTTTGTGAGGCGCAGCTCGGAGAGGgactacatttccataaaagGAGACAACTCTGGTTGCTGGTCTTCAGTGGGTCGTGTTGGTGGCAAGCAGGAGGTTAACCTGCAGTCCCCAGGATGCCTGAGTCGTCCCGGCACCGCCATGCACGAACTGATGCACGCGCTGGGTTTCCTTCACGAGCAGAACAGGATGGAGCGGGACAACTACGTGGCTATCCAATACAACAATGTTCAGTCCTCGGCGAGGAACAATTTCGAGAAGGCCGCTCGGACGGAGGCCTTTGGCGTGCCCTACGACTATGGCAGTGTGATGCACTACTCTAAGAACGCCTTTTCCATCAACGGCCAGCCCACCATTGTTGCCATG AAAGCTAATGGCGCTGACAAAATGGGCCAGAGAAATGGTTTCTCCGACTTTGATATTGAAAAACTGAACCGCATGTACAATTGTGCAACTGTTGGCTCAGCTCCCTATTCCCCAGTTgccccagctccagctccttcTCCGGCCGCAGGAGCTGCTTCTGGAAGCGGTAACCCCATTGTGGACAGCTTCCTTGGCGGACTGATCAGCGGATTGGGACTTGGCGAGGAAGATAAGAAAGAGTAA
- the LOC6499778 gene encoding cell division cycle protein 16 homolog, whose amino-acid sequence MPGDAENTSTDTTNDQIDLSMYRKLVKQFIDMRRYSSALFWAEKVAVLSGQEPRDLYYQAQCMYLLGEFHRAAHTIQHHKLEKNSLPCFNLLLESLYAAKEYGEAATAIQNVEVEVMTTSLINQPMDAGSGCYLETNSVFGGEENHRNELLASIYLMKGKVYEALDNRGMAMDFYVRALHKSIYCFEALEALVQHEMLMAWEEFELMHHLPLAQQSSETDAKFILKLYESRLKKYYELISARNAEEISPIVNPDVLKFIKEFTARVQQTCSSDIHMPKVSALKVPLTPSQFMSPAQKVLDDLKAPTFSLQTSLSRASSLIDASQRSMFDSSSRRRSRDLDADTLIPLGECLNRVQRSTDMMAAEAEKCFYDCDYKQCLKILNELLKVDPFHNNALTIQIACLVENGDFNRLFYVAHKLVDRYPDKAISWYAVGCYYDMIGKSDPARRYLSKATSLDRLYGPAWLAYGHSFANENEHEQAMAAYFKATQLMRGCHLPLLYIGVECGLTKNLELAEKFFLQAMNIAPLDVYVLHELGVIKYEYEFYDGAATIFQCTVDIVKQMAKTNNEEISARWEPLFINLGHSLRKVHKYEEALYNFQYALLLKPQSPTTYTSIGFIHALLGNLDAAIEAFHKSLALNRDCIVTSTILKSCIEDLMDDTATIDEICSAALKDVAKTITANSSRVLNSDKFNGMKLKFEEEEEYTNSDSNMVVEMSFDT is encoded by the exons ATGCCGGGAGACGCAGAAAACACGAGTACCGACACCACAAATGACCAAATCGACCTGTCCATGTACCGGAAGCTGGTCAAACAGTTTATTGACATG CGTCGATACTCCTCGGCCCTTTTCTGGGCGGAAAAGGTGGCCGTCCTTAGCGGCCAGGAGCCCCGGGATTTGTACTACCAGGCACAGTGCATGTACCTGCTCGGCGAGTTCCATCGCGCCGCTCACACCATTCAGCACCACAAACTGGAGAAGAACTCTCTTCCCTGCTTTAATCTCCTCCTGGAAAGCCTCTATGCAGCGAAGGAGTATGGTGAAGCGGCAACTGCCATCCAGAatgtggaggtggaggtgatGACCACGTCGCTCATCAACCAGCCCATGGACGCCGGCAGCGGCTGCTATTTGGAAACCAACAGCGTTTTCGGAGGCGAGGAGAACCATAGAAACGAGCTTCTGGCCTCCATTTACCTGATGAAGGGCAAGGTGTACGAGGCCCTGGATAATCGCGGCATGGCCATGGACTTTTACGTGCGGGCTCTGCACAAATCCATATACTGTTTCGAAGCTCTGGAGGCCTTGGTGCAGCACGAAATGTTGATGGCCTGGGAGG AATTCGAGTTGATGCATCATTTGCCTCTAGCCCAGCAATCCAGCGAAACAGACGCcaagtttattttaaaactctACGAGTCTCGGTTGAAGAAGTACTATGAGTTGATATCCGCCAGGAACGCCGAAGAGATTTCGCCGATAGTCAATCCGGATGTACTGAAGTTCATAAAGGAGTTCACTGCCCGAGTGCAGCAAACCTGTTCCTCGGACATACACATGCCCAAAGTAAGCGCCCTCAAGGTGCCACTCACGCCCAGCCAGTTTATGTCTCCTGCCCAGAA AGTGTTGGATGATCTTAAGGCGCCAACTTTCTCGCTCCAGACAAGTCTGTCCAGAGCCTCCTCCCTCATAGACGCTTCGCAACGCTCCATGTTCGACTCCTCTAGTCGTCGCCGATCGCGCGATTTGGATGCTGACACATTGATTCCTCTGGGGGAGTGCCTGAATCGAGTGCAGCGCAGTACGGACATGATGGCAGCCGAGGCGGAAAAGTGTTTTTACGATTGCGATTACAAACAGtgccttaaaatattaaatga GTTACTTAAAGTAGACCCTTTCCACAACAACGCCTTGACAATCCAGATAGCTTGCTTGGTGGAGAACGGCGACTTCAACCGACTGTTTTATGTGGCTCATAAGCTGGTGGATCGCTATCCCGACAAGGCGATATCCTGGTATGCTGTGGGCTGCTACTACGACATGATTGGCAAGAGCGACCCAGCCCGGCGCTACTTAAGCAAGGCCACTTCATTGGATCGACTCTATGGTCCTGCCTGGCTAGCTTATGGCCACAGTTTCGCCAACGAAAATGAACACGAACAGGCCATGGCCGCCTATTTCAAGGCCACCCAGCTGATGCGTGGATGTCACCTGCCGCTGCTTTACATAGGCGTTGAATGCGGACTCACGAAGAACCTGGAACTGGCGGAGAAGTTCTTCCTCCAGGCCATGAACATTGCTCCACTGGATGTGTATGTGCTTCATGAGCTGGGTGTGATCAAGTACGAGTATGAGTTCTACGACGGTGCTGCCACAATATTTCAGTGCACTGTGGATATAGTGAAGCAAATGGCTAAGACGAACAATGAGGAGATTTCGGCGCGATGGGAGCCGCTTTTCATAAATCTGGGCCATTCCCTGCGCAAAGTTCACAAGTACGAGGAGGCTCTGTACAACTTTCAATAT GCCCTTCTCCTTAAGCCGCAGAGTCCCACCACCTACACGTCCATTGGCTTCATTCACGCCCTGCTAGGCAATCTTGATGCAGCTATTGAAGCTTTCCACAAGAGTCTGGCCCTGAACAGGGACTGCATTGTGACTTCCACTATTCTGAAGAGCTGCATTGAGGATCTGATGGACGACACGGCTACCATAGATGAGATTTGCAGCGCCGCTCTCAAGGACGTGGCCAAAACGATTACGGCCAACAGTAGCCGGGTGCTCAATTCCGATAAATTCAATGGCATGAAACTGAAGttcgaggaggaggaagaaTACACAAACTCGGACTCCAATATGGTGGTGGAAATGAGCTTCGATACCTAA